Proteins from a single region of Primulina tabacum isolate GXHZ01 chromosome 5, ASM2559414v2, whole genome shotgun sequence:
- the LOC142545343 gene encoding uncharacterized protein LOC142545343 isoform X3 translates to MFKSARWRSDKNKVKAVFKLQFHAAQVVGDELMVSLIPADTGKPTAKSDKAVARDGRCLWENPVYETVKFNREPKSGKIHERKYNFVVGMGPPKAARIGEASIDFSSYAEANKVTLVSLPLENSHSEAILHVSIQRIQESIDQRDLGELENVKMNSKDHSLRAQFLNNDIDGTTKDDSFEVEDARFNQDNTQISEPKRNGRTSSESDVTLSSSESSSGIDTPWEPQIKNDSIHCGNGVSQGAKCDEMKGIYEEHHRSQWDWIENSALEASTDDSSSTPRETSLRQHSESSSDVVENLQSDVAALSRQAEMSELELQALRKQIVKESKRGQDLSLEIVFLKEENSALKEECERLEGFQRQSHLNFEGEDSRILVKELRQELNHTKELNDNLRIQLQKTRESNAELILAVQDLDEMLENKNQEISSLSNRYLALIDTNKKSCEVDPVIETDDEEQKALEELVNDHSGSKEAYLLEQQIVDLRGEIEIFRRDKDELELQMEQLALDYEILKQENHEMSYKLEQNQIQEQLKIQYECSSSYATAHELESQIEKLENDLKVRSKEFTGSLVTISELESHAKGLEEELKKQARGFEADLEALMCSKVEQEQRAIRAEETLRKTRWQNANTAERLQDEFRRLSVQMASTFEANEKMAIKALAEANELRFEKIRLDEMLANASEEHESIKYHYEARLDQVSSNMALMEQQKTQAKETERLLSEEILTIKEELEQLRKSTNEMEFLMERGNNERAELEISVTLVKNEAEVLQKELNKMRCLLEQKELIAANLQSELDTLHSQYNELTHNLSDDKLKNEKLKEQVLQLQNDLREREDALKSMEKKTKDINGRGNKSTPLPRGNKGVANLKERIKLIEGQIVLKETALETLSNSFLESEEELQNEIRELEERLEVLDQSSALLFEYAVEKVVAPEANGAGNCTSNQESAKSDGKLSKMFNTSPINDSAMSSTNWKDPNLSKTVLKDSTSTMGDVDEKRNEMASLKEKNKLMEEELKEMQGRYSEISLKFAEVEGERQQLVMRLRNLKNAKKRP, encoded by the exons ATGTTCAAGTCGGCGCGATGGAGGAGCGACAAGAACAAAGTGAAAGCTGTTTTCAAGTTGCAGTTTCACGCAGCTCAG GTGGTAGGGGATGAATTGATGGTATCTCTTATTCCTGCTGACACTGGAAAGCCAACAGCGAAATCCGATAAGGCTGTAGCTCGCGATGGGAGGTGTTTATGGGAGAATCCTGTGTATGAAACTGTGAAGTTTAATCGGGAGCCGAAATCAGGGAAGATTCATGAGAGGAAATACAATTTTGTTGTCGGAATG GGGCCGCCTAAAGCTGCACGTATTGGAGAAGCCTCCATTGATTTTTCGAGTTATGCTGAGGCTAATAAGGTCACATTGGTGTCGCTTCCCCTTGAGAATTCACATTCGGAAGCCATATTGCAC GTGTCGATTCAGAGGATACAGGAGTCTATTGATCAAAG AGATCTTGGAGAACTAGAGAATGTGAAAATGAATTCAAAAGATCACAGCTTGAGGGCACAATTTCTCAATAACGACATAGATGGAACCACAAAAGACGATTCGTTTGAGGTTGAG GACGCACGGTTCAACCAAGATAATACACAAATTTCTGAACCAAAAAGGAATGGTCGAACATCTAGTGAATCTGATGTTACGTTATCAAGTTCTGAAAGCAGCTCAGGAATTGACACGCCTTGGGAACCCCAGATCAAAAATGATAGTATTCATTGCGGAAATGGTGTATCTCAAGGAGCCAAATGCGATGAAATGAAAGGTATTTATGAAGAGCATCATAGATCTCAATGGGACTGGATTGAAAATTCAGCCCTTGAAGCAAGTACAGACGACTCTTCCAGCACTCCACGAGAGACCTCTCTACGTCAGCATTCTGAATCATCATCAGATGTGGTCGAAAATCTTCAATCCGATGTTGCTGCTCTATCCAGACAAGCTGAGATGTCTGAGTTAGAATTGCAGGCTCTTCGGAAACAGATAGTGAAAGAGAGTAAACGAGGGCAGGACCTCTCACTGGAGATTGTTTTCTTGAAAGAGGAGAATAGTGCTTTAAAGGAAGAATGTGAAAGGCTTGAAGGTTTTCAGAGACAATCCCATTTGAATTTTGAGGGAGAAGATTCTCGGATACTTGTTAAAGAGCTCCGGCAAGAACTAAATCACACAAAAGAACTCAATGACAACCTTCGAATTCAACTTCAGAAGACACGAGAATCTAACGCGGAGTTAATTCTTGCGGTGCAAGATCTGGATGAGATgttggaaaataaaaatcaagaaATATCTAGCCTCTCCAACAGATATTTGGCATTAATTGACACCAATAAAAAGTCCTGCGAGGTGGACCCTGTGATTGAAACGGATGATGAGGAACAGAAGGCACTAGAGGAGCTCGTGAATGACCACAGTGGGTCGAAGGAAGCATATCTTCTTGAACAGCAGATAGTGGATTTACGTGGCGAAATAGAAATCTTCAGGAGGGACAAAGATGAATTAGAGTTGCAAATGGAGCAGCTTGCCCTCGATTATGAGATTTTGAAACAGGAAAACCATGAAATGTCATATAAGCTAGAGCAGAACCAGATTCAAGAACAACTCAAAATTCAGTATGAATGTTCATCCTCTTATGCTACCGCACATGAACTTGAATCCCAGATAGAAAAATTGGAGAATGATCTTAAAGTAAGATCTAAAGAATTTACTGGTTCATTGGTCACGATAAGTGAACTTGAATCTCATGCCAAGGGCTTAGAGGAGGAGCTCAAAAAGCAGGCACGGGGATTTGAAGCTGATCTTGAAGCTCTTATGTGCTCCAAAGTTGAGCAAGAACAAAGAGCAATAAGAGCGGAGGAAACGTTGAGAAAAACACGGTGGCAAAATGCGAACACCGCAGAGAGACTTCAGGACGAATTTAGAAGGCTTTCTGTGCAGATGGCATCTACATTTGAAGCCAATGAGAAAATGGCAATCAAAGCTCTGGCTGAAGCAAACGAGCTGCGTTTTGAAAAAATACGTCTTGATGAAATGCTTGCAAATGCTTCTGAAGAACACGAATCGATTAAGTATCATTACGAGGCAAGATTGGATCAAGTTTCAAGCAACATGGCATTAATGGAACAACAGAAAACTCAAGCTAAAGAAACTGAGAGGCTCCTCTCGGAGGAAATTTTAACGATTAAAGAAGAGTTAGAACAATTGAGAAAATCAACTAATGAAATGGAGTTCTTAATGGAGCGAGGGAATAATGAAAGAGCTGAACTGGAAATCTCTGTCACATTGGTAAAGAATGAAGCCGAAGTGTTGCAAAAGGAACTAAACAAAATGAGATGTTTATTGGAACAAAAAGAATTGATAGCTGCAAATTTGCAGTCAGAGCTCGACACTCTTCATTCTCAGTACAACGAGTTGACACATAATTTATCTGATGATAAGTTAAAAAATGAGAAATTGAAAGAGCAAGTTCTGCAGTTACAAAATGATCTAAGGGAGAGGGAAGATGCGCTCAAGAGCATGGAGAAGAAGACGAAGGATATCAATGGTAGAGGAAATAAATCCACACCTCTTCCTCGTGGAAACAAAGGCGTTGCAAATCTTAAGGAGCGAATAAAGTTGATTGAG GGCCAAATTGTGTTAAAAGAAACGGCTCTAGAAACATTGAGTAACTCGTTCTTAGAGAGCGAAGAAGAACTTCAAAACGAAATTCGGGAGTTGGAAGAGAGACTGGAAGTGCTCGACCAAAGCAGTGCTCTTCTTTTTGAATATGCTGTTGAAAAG GTGGTCGCTCCAGAGGCAAATGGGGCTGGAAATTGTACATCAAACCAAGAATCGGCCAAAAGTGATGGAAAATTGAGCAAAATGTTCAATACGTCCCCCATAAACGATTCTGCAATGTCATCAACTAACTG GAAAGATCCAAATTTATCCAAAACGGTGCTAAAGGATTCCACGAGTACCATGGGAGATGTCGACGAAAAGAGAAATGAAATGGCGTCACTAAAGGAGAAGAACAAGTTAATGGAAGAAGAGTTGAAGGAAATGCAGGGCAGATATTCAGAAATAAGCCTAAAGTTTGCAGAAGTAGAAGGTGAAAGACAGCAGCTTGTTATGAGATTACGCAACCTTAAGAATGCAAAGAAGAGGCCATAA
- the LOC142545343 gene encoding uncharacterized protein LOC142545343 isoform X4 produces the protein MFKSARWRSDKNKVKAVFKLQFHAAQVSIQRIQESIDQRDLGELENVKMNSKDHSLRAQFLNNDIDGTTKDDSFEVEDARFNQDNTQISEPKRNGRTSSESDVTLSSSESSSGIDTPWEPQIKNDSIHCGNGVSQGAKCDEMKGIYEEHHRSQWDWIENSALEASTDDSSSTPRETSLRQHSESSSDVVENLQSDVAALSRQAEMSELELQALRKQIVKESKRGQDLSLEIVFLKEENSALKEECERLEGFQRQSHLNFEGEDSRILVKELRQELNHTKELNDNLRIQLQKTRESNAELILAVQDLDEMLENKNQEISSLSNRYLALIDTNKKSCEVDPVIETDDEEQKALEELVNDHSGSKEAYLLEQQIVDLRGEIEIFRRDKDELELQMEQLALDYEILKQENHEMSYKLEQNQIQEQLKIQYECSSSYATAHELESQIEKLENDLKVRSKEFTGSLVTISELESHAKGLEEELKKQARGFEADLEALMCSKVEQEQRAIRAEETLRKTRWQNANTAERLQDEFRRLSVQMASTFEANEKMAIKALAEANELRFEKIRLDEMLANASEEHESIKYHYEARLDQVSSNMALMEQQKTQAKETERLLSEEILTIKEELEQLRKSTNEMEFLMERGNNERAELEISVTLVKNEAEVLQKELNKMRCLLEQKELIAANLQSELDTLHSQYNELTHNLSDDKLKNEKLKEQVLQLQNDLREREDALKSMEKKTKDINGRGNKSTPLPRGNKGVANLKERIKLIEGQIVLKETALETLSNSFLESEEELQNEIRELEERLEVLDQSSALLFEYAVEKVVAPEANGAGNCTSNQESAKSDGKLSKMFNTSPINDSAMSSTNWKDPNLSKTVLKDSTSTMGDVDEKRNEMASLKEKNKLMEEELKEMQGRYSEISLKFAEVEGERQQLVMRLRNLKNAKKRP, from the exons ATGTTCAAGTCGGCGCGATGGAGGAGCGACAAGAACAAAGTGAAAGCTGTTTTCAAGTTGCAGTTTCACGCAGCTCAG GTGTCGATTCAGAGGATACAGGAGTCTATTGATCAAAG AGATCTTGGAGAACTAGAGAATGTGAAAATGAATTCAAAAGATCACAGCTTGAGGGCACAATTTCTCAATAACGACATAGATGGAACCACAAAAGACGATTCGTTTGAGGTTGAG GACGCACGGTTCAACCAAGATAATACACAAATTTCTGAACCAAAAAGGAATGGTCGAACATCTAGTGAATCTGATGTTACGTTATCAAGTTCTGAAAGCAGCTCAGGAATTGACACGCCTTGGGAACCCCAGATCAAAAATGATAGTATTCATTGCGGAAATGGTGTATCTCAAGGAGCCAAATGCGATGAAATGAAAGGTATTTATGAAGAGCATCATAGATCTCAATGGGACTGGATTGAAAATTCAGCCCTTGAAGCAAGTACAGACGACTCTTCCAGCACTCCACGAGAGACCTCTCTACGTCAGCATTCTGAATCATCATCAGATGTGGTCGAAAATCTTCAATCCGATGTTGCTGCTCTATCCAGACAAGCTGAGATGTCTGAGTTAGAATTGCAGGCTCTTCGGAAACAGATAGTGAAAGAGAGTAAACGAGGGCAGGACCTCTCACTGGAGATTGTTTTCTTGAAAGAGGAGAATAGTGCTTTAAAGGAAGAATGTGAAAGGCTTGAAGGTTTTCAGAGACAATCCCATTTGAATTTTGAGGGAGAAGATTCTCGGATACTTGTTAAAGAGCTCCGGCAAGAACTAAATCACACAAAAGAACTCAATGACAACCTTCGAATTCAACTTCAGAAGACACGAGAATCTAACGCGGAGTTAATTCTTGCGGTGCAAGATCTGGATGAGATgttggaaaataaaaatcaagaaATATCTAGCCTCTCCAACAGATATTTGGCATTAATTGACACCAATAAAAAGTCCTGCGAGGTGGACCCTGTGATTGAAACGGATGATGAGGAACAGAAGGCACTAGAGGAGCTCGTGAATGACCACAGTGGGTCGAAGGAAGCATATCTTCTTGAACAGCAGATAGTGGATTTACGTGGCGAAATAGAAATCTTCAGGAGGGACAAAGATGAATTAGAGTTGCAAATGGAGCAGCTTGCCCTCGATTATGAGATTTTGAAACAGGAAAACCATGAAATGTCATATAAGCTAGAGCAGAACCAGATTCAAGAACAACTCAAAATTCAGTATGAATGTTCATCCTCTTATGCTACCGCACATGAACTTGAATCCCAGATAGAAAAATTGGAGAATGATCTTAAAGTAAGATCTAAAGAATTTACTGGTTCATTGGTCACGATAAGTGAACTTGAATCTCATGCCAAGGGCTTAGAGGAGGAGCTCAAAAAGCAGGCACGGGGATTTGAAGCTGATCTTGAAGCTCTTATGTGCTCCAAAGTTGAGCAAGAACAAAGAGCAATAAGAGCGGAGGAAACGTTGAGAAAAACACGGTGGCAAAATGCGAACACCGCAGAGAGACTTCAGGACGAATTTAGAAGGCTTTCTGTGCAGATGGCATCTACATTTGAAGCCAATGAGAAAATGGCAATCAAAGCTCTGGCTGAAGCAAACGAGCTGCGTTTTGAAAAAATACGTCTTGATGAAATGCTTGCAAATGCTTCTGAAGAACACGAATCGATTAAGTATCATTACGAGGCAAGATTGGATCAAGTTTCAAGCAACATGGCATTAATGGAACAACAGAAAACTCAAGCTAAAGAAACTGAGAGGCTCCTCTCGGAGGAAATTTTAACGATTAAAGAAGAGTTAGAACAATTGAGAAAATCAACTAATGAAATGGAGTTCTTAATGGAGCGAGGGAATAATGAAAGAGCTGAACTGGAAATCTCTGTCACATTGGTAAAGAATGAAGCCGAAGTGTTGCAAAAGGAACTAAACAAAATGAGATGTTTATTGGAACAAAAAGAATTGATAGCTGCAAATTTGCAGTCAGAGCTCGACACTCTTCATTCTCAGTACAACGAGTTGACACATAATTTATCTGATGATAAGTTAAAAAATGAGAAATTGAAAGAGCAAGTTCTGCAGTTACAAAATGATCTAAGGGAGAGGGAAGATGCGCTCAAGAGCATGGAGAAGAAGACGAAGGATATCAATGGTAGAGGAAATAAATCCACACCTCTTCCTCGTGGAAACAAAGGCGTTGCAAATCTTAAGGAGCGAATAAAGTTGATTGAG GGCCAAATTGTGTTAAAAGAAACGGCTCTAGAAACATTGAGTAACTCGTTCTTAGAGAGCGAAGAAGAACTTCAAAACGAAATTCGGGAGTTGGAAGAGAGACTGGAAGTGCTCGACCAAAGCAGTGCTCTTCTTTTTGAATATGCTGTTGAAAAG GTGGTCGCTCCAGAGGCAAATGGGGCTGGAAATTGTACATCAAACCAAGAATCGGCCAAAAGTGATGGAAAATTGAGCAAAATGTTCAATACGTCCCCCATAAACGATTCTGCAATGTCATCAACTAACTG GAAAGATCCAAATTTATCCAAAACGGTGCTAAAGGATTCCACGAGTACCATGGGAGATGTCGACGAAAAGAGAAATGAAATGGCGTCACTAAAGGAGAAGAACAAGTTAATGGAAGAAGAGTTGAAGGAAATGCAGGGCAGATATTCAGAAATAAGCCTAAAGTTTGCAGAAGTAGAAGGTGAAAGACAGCAGCTTGTTATGAGATTACGCAACCTTAAGAATGCAAAGAAGAGGCCATAA
- the LOC142545343 gene encoding uncharacterized protein LOC142545343 isoform X2, producing the protein MFKSARWRSDKNKVKAVFKLQFHAAQLTKVVGDELMVSLIPADTGKPTAKSDKAVARDGRCLWENPVYETVKFNREPKSGKIHERKYNFVVGMGPPKAARIGEASIDFSSYAEANKVTLVSLPLENSHSEAILHVSIQRIQESIDQRDLGELENVKMNSKDHSLRAQFLNNDIDGTTKDDSFEDARFNQDNTQISEPKRNGRTSSESDVTLSSSESSSGIDTPWEPQIKNDSIHCGNGVSQGAKCDEMKGIYEEHHRSQWDWIENSALEASTDDSSSTPRETSLRQHSESSSDVVENLQSDVAALSRQAEMSELELQALRKQIVKESKRGQDLSLEIVFLKEENSALKEECERLEGFQRQSHLNFEGEDSRILVKELRQELNHTKELNDNLRIQLQKTRESNAELILAVQDLDEMLENKNQEISSLSNRYLALIDTNKKSCEVDPVIETDDEEQKALEELVNDHSGSKEAYLLEQQIVDLRGEIEIFRRDKDELELQMEQLALDYEILKQENHEMSYKLEQNQIQEQLKIQYECSSSYATAHELESQIEKLENDLKVRSKEFTGSLVTISELESHAKGLEEELKKQARGFEADLEALMCSKVEQEQRAIRAEETLRKTRWQNANTAERLQDEFRRLSVQMASTFEANEKMAIKALAEANELRFEKIRLDEMLANASEEHESIKYHYEARLDQVSSNMALMEQQKTQAKETERLLSEEILTIKEELEQLRKSTNEMEFLMERGNNERAELEISVTLVKNEAEVLQKELNKMRCLLEQKELIAANLQSELDTLHSQYNELTHNLSDDKLKNEKLKEQVLQLQNDLREREDALKSMEKKTKDINGRGNKSTPLPRGNKGVANLKERIKLIEGQIVLKETALETLSNSFLESEEELQNEIRELEERLEVLDQSSALLFEYAVEKVVAPEANGAGNCTSNQESAKSDGKLSKMFNTSPINDSAMSSTNWKDPNLSKTVLKDSTSTMGDVDEKRNEMASLKEKNKLMEEELKEMQGRYSEISLKFAEVEGERQQLVMRLRNLKNAKKRP; encoded by the exons ATGTTCAAGTCGGCGCGATGGAGGAGCGACAAGAACAAAGTGAAAGCTGTTTTCAAGTTGCAGTTTCACGCAGCTCAG TTGACGAAGGTGGTAGGGGATGAATTGATGGTATCTCTTATTCCTGCTGACACTGGAAAGCCAACAGCGAAATCCGATAAGGCTGTAGCTCGCGATGGGAGGTGTTTATGGGAGAATCCTGTGTATGAAACTGTGAAGTTTAATCGGGAGCCGAAATCAGGGAAGATTCATGAGAGGAAATACAATTTTGTTGTCGGAATG GGGCCGCCTAAAGCTGCACGTATTGGAGAAGCCTCCATTGATTTTTCGAGTTATGCTGAGGCTAATAAGGTCACATTGGTGTCGCTTCCCCTTGAGAATTCACATTCGGAAGCCATATTGCAC GTGTCGATTCAGAGGATACAGGAGTCTATTGATCAAAG AGATCTTGGAGAACTAGAGAATGTGAAAATGAATTCAAAAGATCACAGCTTGAGGGCACAATTTCTCAATAACGACATAGATGGAACCACAAAAGACGATTCGTTTGAG GACGCACGGTTCAACCAAGATAATACACAAATTTCTGAACCAAAAAGGAATGGTCGAACATCTAGTGAATCTGATGTTACGTTATCAAGTTCTGAAAGCAGCTCAGGAATTGACACGCCTTGGGAACCCCAGATCAAAAATGATAGTATTCATTGCGGAAATGGTGTATCTCAAGGAGCCAAATGCGATGAAATGAAAGGTATTTATGAAGAGCATCATAGATCTCAATGGGACTGGATTGAAAATTCAGCCCTTGAAGCAAGTACAGACGACTCTTCCAGCACTCCACGAGAGACCTCTCTACGTCAGCATTCTGAATCATCATCAGATGTGGTCGAAAATCTTCAATCCGATGTTGCTGCTCTATCCAGACAAGCTGAGATGTCTGAGTTAGAATTGCAGGCTCTTCGGAAACAGATAGTGAAAGAGAGTAAACGAGGGCAGGACCTCTCACTGGAGATTGTTTTCTTGAAAGAGGAGAATAGTGCTTTAAAGGAAGAATGTGAAAGGCTTGAAGGTTTTCAGAGACAATCCCATTTGAATTTTGAGGGAGAAGATTCTCGGATACTTGTTAAAGAGCTCCGGCAAGAACTAAATCACACAAAAGAACTCAATGACAACCTTCGAATTCAACTTCAGAAGACACGAGAATCTAACGCGGAGTTAATTCTTGCGGTGCAAGATCTGGATGAGATgttggaaaataaaaatcaagaaATATCTAGCCTCTCCAACAGATATTTGGCATTAATTGACACCAATAAAAAGTCCTGCGAGGTGGACCCTGTGATTGAAACGGATGATGAGGAACAGAAGGCACTAGAGGAGCTCGTGAATGACCACAGTGGGTCGAAGGAAGCATATCTTCTTGAACAGCAGATAGTGGATTTACGTGGCGAAATAGAAATCTTCAGGAGGGACAAAGATGAATTAGAGTTGCAAATGGAGCAGCTTGCCCTCGATTATGAGATTTTGAAACAGGAAAACCATGAAATGTCATATAAGCTAGAGCAGAACCAGATTCAAGAACAACTCAAAATTCAGTATGAATGTTCATCCTCTTATGCTACCGCACATGAACTTGAATCCCAGATAGAAAAATTGGAGAATGATCTTAAAGTAAGATCTAAAGAATTTACTGGTTCATTGGTCACGATAAGTGAACTTGAATCTCATGCCAAGGGCTTAGAGGAGGAGCTCAAAAAGCAGGCACGGGGATTTGAAGCTGATCTTGAAGCTCTTATGTGCTCCAAAGTTGAGCAAGAACAAAGAGCAATAAGAGCGGAGGAAACGTTGAGAAAAACACGGTGGCAAAATGCGAACACCGCAGAGAGACTTCAGGACGAATTTAGAAGGCTTTCTGTGCAGATGGCATCTACATTTGAAGCCAATGAGAAAATGGCAATCAAAGCTCTGGCTGAAGCAAACGAGCTGCGTTTTGAAAAAATACGTCTTGATGAAATGCTTGCAAATGCTTCTGAAGAACACGAATCGATTAAGTATCATTACGAGGCAAGATTGGATCAAGTTTCAAGCAACATGGCATTAATGGAACAACAGAAAACTCAAGCTAAAGAAACTGAGAGGCTCCTCTCGGAGGAAATTTTAACGATTAAAGAAGAGTTAGAACAATTGAGAAAATCAACTAATGAAATGGAGTTCTTAATGGAGCGAGGGAATAATGAAAGAGCTGAACTGGAAATCTCTGTCACATTGGTAAAGAATGAAGCCGAAGTGTTGCAAAAGGAACTAAACAAAATGAGATGTTTATTGGAACAAAAAGAATTGATAGCTGCAAATTTGCAGTCAGAGCTCGACACTCTTCATTCTCAGTACAACGAGTTGACACATAATTTATCTGATGATAAGTTAAAAAATGAGAAATTGAAAGAGCAAGTTCTGCAGTTACAAAATGATCTAAGGGAGAGGGAAGATGCGCTCAAGAGCATGGAGAAGAAGACGAAGGATATCAATGGTAGAGGAAATAAATCCACACCTCTTCCTCGTGGAAACAAAGGCGTTGCAAATCTTAAGGAGCGAATAAAGTTGATTGAG GGCCAAATTGTGTTAAAAGAAACGGCTCTAGAAACATTGAGTAACTCGTTCTTAGAGAGCGAAGAAGAACTTCAAAACGAAATTCGGGAGTTGGAAGAGAGACTGGAAGTGCTCGACCAAAGCAGTGCTCTTCTTTTTGAATATGCTGTTGAAAAG GTGGTCGCTCCAGAGGCAAATGGGGCTGGAAATTGTACATCAAACCAAGAATCGGCCAAAAGTGATGGAAAATTGAGCAAAATGTTCAATACGTCCCCCATAAACGATTCTGCAATGTCATCAACTAACTG GAAAGATCCAAATTTATCCAAAACGGTGCTAAAGGATTCCACGAGTACCATGGGAGATGTCGACGAAAAGAGAAATGAAATGGCGTCACTAAAGGAGAAGAACAAGTTAATGGAAGAAGAGTTGAAGGAAATGCAGGGCAGATATTCAGAAATAAGCCTAAAGTTTGCAGAAGTAGAAGGTGAAAGACAGCAGCTTGTTATGAGATTACGCAACCTTAAGAATGCAAAGAAGAGGCCATAA